The Bos indicus x Bos taurus breed Angus x Brahman F1 hybrid chromosome 13, Bos_hybrid_MaternalHap_v2.0, whole genome shotgun sequence genome includes a region encoding these proteins:
- the LOC113903065 gene encoding uncharacterized protein RAB5IF homolog, with translation MSGGRRKEEPSQLQLANGALKVSVWSKVLRSDAAWEDKDEFLDVIYWFRQIIAVVLGVIWGVLPLRGFLGIAGFCLINAGVLYVYFSNYLQIDEEEYGGTWELTKEGFMTSFALFMVIWIIFYTAVHYD, from the exons ATGAGCGGCGGGCGGCGGAAGGAGGAGCCGTCTCAGCTGCAGCTGGCCAACGGGGCCCTCAAAGTCTCTGTCTGGAGCAAGGTGCTGCGGAGCGACGCGGCCTGGGAAGACAAG GATGAATTTCTAGATGTGATCTACTGGTTCCGACAGATCATTGCTGTGGTCCTAGGTGTCATTTGGGGAGTGTTACCATTGCGAGGTTTCTTGGGAATAGCAGG GTTCTGCCTGATCAACGCGGGCGTCCTGTACGTCTACTTCAGCAACTACCTGCAGATAGACGAGGAGGAATACGGCGGCACGTGGGAGCTCACGAAAGAAGGGTTCATGACGTCGTTTGCCTTGTTCATG GTCATCTGGATCATCTTCTACACTGCCGTCCACTATGACTGA